The region GCATCAATTTTAGGGAATATAAACACCCCATTATCGTTAATTTCACTATAATCATAGGGAACATCCTCTATTAAATGTTTCTTTGCTACCTCAAAGGCTTGTGTTTTGGAAATAGAAGGAGTGGCAGAAATATTGACATTAGAATGAATACCTATCCAAAAACCTTTTATTATCCCATCTTGGCAAATAGGAATGTCTAATGCCTGCCCATCAGTTCCAACTGGTATTCCCCGATATATTTGGTCGTAAATAATATGCCAATAAAACATCCATGATGTTGCGTCTTTATAATGGAAAGAGTCTTTATATGATTTTCTTAAAACCAATTCATCAAAATTTATGTTTATAAATTCCTTATAATCTTCTAAAGAATTTTTAACAAGCCTGTCGATTTCTTTCGTACTCATCTTATTCAAATGAGAAAATGACACCCCATATTTTTTTTCAATGTTTATCTTTAACCCATATACTCCTTTTATAATTCCTCCTGTCGTTTCTATTTCAAGAGTATCTCCTTTTTTATCTACAATTTTTTCTAACTTTATACCCCTGTCTACTCCCCATAGTTTATAACTGGTAATTATACCCAAAAACATCACCGCTAAAACTATTAACGCAACTTTTCTATGTAACATTTTTCTTACAAAAGATTTATTTTTTCTTATCTAATCCTTTATAGAAATCTATAATATCTTTGTCATATCTTCTGAAAAGTGTAGACATGCAAACAGTATCTTTTTTCTGGAGCAATGCAATAAGCTTTGTCCTACTTGTGACATGCCACGGACCATTTATTCTGTCAATATTAAGAAAGTCTTTGACGGTTTTAGTCGTAAAAACAGGTTTTCCTCTTGCATCACGTCCCGTGAATTTAGATTGCAGAATGTTTCTATAGGGGGGACTTTGAATAACAATTATAGAGTCGGTGAAAGCTCCTTTAAGCACACTATCAACTTGTATCTTATAAATATCCATAACAGTAATATAATGGCTAATATCTGCGGTATCACTTCCGGGAATAGATAAAGACTCATCTTGAATGACTTTCGTTGTGCAAGAGAGAACGGTTCCTATAGTTACCAAATCAGCGCTAATGTATTTCTCGGCATGCTCGTTTCGAAAACTTGGGGCGTCCGATTGAACACCCGGTTGAATGGTTACTTGTATATCTTCGTCAGGTTCGAAATTTTTTAGTTCCCATTTAATTTTGCCATCTTTGGTTAGCGTATAATCTTCAGGAACAATCGAAAAGATATCACCTTTTTCGTAACACTTATTTAAATCAATTGTTATATCTGCTTTTCCTATTGGGCCTTTCCAACCTGCGCCTGTTTCTAATACATAACTTATAATATGAAACATACCGGCACTTAGCGTTGAAAGGTAAACCCAGTATGTATTTCTTATTGTTTTTGTTTCGCCTTTTGCGAAATCTACTTTCCACGTGTACCATTTTCTTATCGGGAACTCTACGTCTTTTTCCCCGGTCATTTCATTTTCGCCTCTTTTTGTTTCTTCTTTTATATTAACCGGAACGGGTTTATTATCAACCCAAACATTGAAATTGTTAAGATTAGAATCGTAAAAGGAATGCTGAGTTTCATCAACTCCCGGGAATCCTAATAAAGCATTTTTGACTGCTTCCCCTGTATTTACGAATGTAAAGATACAATCAACGAGAATCTTTTTCTTAGCCCAACCATATATTTTTGTTGAATCTGAGGGGGGGGCTACTTTTATGTTTACGGTTTCCGCTTGCATAGCAATAGTTTTGCTATTTATAGGATATACGTTGTGTCCTGATTCAAAAAGCAGTCCATCATCTGCAAATAACGAGTCACAAAACCCTAAACCAATCAATAGAACTTTTAGAAATTGTTTCATATTCTCTTACGAGCTATTTCATAAACACAAGTTTTTGGGTTGCCTTATATTTACCGGCAGCGAGAGTAGCAAAGTAAATACCTGTTTTCAGTTCTTTTGCATTCAGGTTAACGCTATAACTCCCCGCTTCTTTTTCCCCGTCAATTAAAGTCTTCGCACAACTCCCAGAAATATCGTAAACACTTAATATCACTCGAGTTCTAACGGGTATGAAATACTTAATAACCGTTGATTTAATGAATGGATTTTGTCCTACTTCCAATTTTGCATTTTGAATTTTGAGATTTGCATTTTCTTCTATCCCTACTTCCTTATAACTCGCTAAACCACACCAAGTCCCAATCCATTTTGTACCACCTTCTATTGCTATTGAAGTAACAGAATCATCCGGTACGCCAGAGTTACTCTTATTATACACAGTCCAGTTAATATCGTCGTATTTTGCTACGCCACTACCACCAGTCCCAATCCATTTAGTGCTACCTTCTATTGCTATTGAAGTAACATAATTATACGGTATGCCAGAGTTACTCATATTAAACACAGTCCAATTTATCCCGTCAAATTTTGCTAAACCACCCCAACCGGTACCTATCCATTTTGTTGAACCTTCTATTGCTATTGACCAAATCCAGTTATTCGGCAAGCCTGAATTACTCGTATTATACACAGTCCAGTTAGTCCCATCGTACTTCGCTAAGCCACCACCACCAGTACCAATCCATATAGTGTTTCCTTCTAATGCTATTGAAGCAACAGAATTATTCGGCAAGCCGGAGTTACTCATATTATACACAGTCCAGTTAGTGCCGTCAAACTTTGCTAAGCCTCCATAAGTACCGATCCATTTTGTGGTGCCTTCTATTGCTATTGAGAGGACAATATTATTCGGCAAGCCGGAATTACTTGTATCATACACAGTCCAGTTAGTATTATCAAACTTTGCTAAACCACCATTATAAGTGCCAAACCATTTTGCACCAGTTCCTTCTATTGCTATTGAATTAATATAATTGGTTGGCAAACCGGAAGTAGTCGTATTATACACAGTCCAATTAGTGTTATCAAATTTTGCTAAACCACACCGACTAGTACCGATCCATTTTGCGCTACCTTCTATTGCTATTGAAGAAATTTCATAACCCGGCAAGCCTGAATTGCACACTCTATAAACAGTCCAGTTAGTTCCGTCAAACTTTGCTAAACCACCCCAACCAGTCCCAATCCATTTTGTACCACCTTCTATTGTTATGGAACAAGCAGCATTATCCGGCAAACCCGAATTGCTTGTATTATAAACGGTCCAATTAGTCCCGTCAAATTTTGCCAATCCTGCATAACTTGTTCCAACCCACTTTATTGTTCCTTCTATTGTTATTGAAGTAACATAATTATCCGGCAAACCTGAATTACTCTTGTTATACACAGTCCAGTTAGTGCCATCAAACTTTGCAAGTCCACCAGTAGAAGAATAATGAGAATCAATGCAAATCCAGATGTTACTTCCTTCTATTGCTATTGAAGAAACAAGATTGTCCGGCAAACCTGAATTACTTGTATTATAAACAGTCCAATTAGTGCCGTCGTATTTTGCTAAGCCACCATCACCTGTGGACTCATTGTATGTACCGATCCATTTAGTGGCGCCGTCTATTGCTATTGCAAGAACCTTGTTATCCGGCAAGCCTGAATTACTCGTATCATACACAGTCCAGTTAGTTCCGTCAAACTTTACTAAGCCACCACTATATGTACCGACCCATTTAGTGGTGCCTTCTATTGCTATTGAAGTAACATAATTATTCGGCAAACCAGAATTACTCGTATTATACACAGTCCAATTAGTGCCGTCAAACTTCGCTAAGCCACCGTAAGTCCCAATCCATTTAGTGTTTCCTTCTACTGCTATTGAAGAAACACTATTCCCCGGCAAGTCTGAATTTACGTAATTATAAAATTCCATACCACCTGTAGTCGTATCCATACAGACCAATCCACTCCTCGTTCCAATCCATAGTTTATTTCCTTCACCGGCAATAGCATGAATACCTGAATCGTCTGTATTGTACACATTCCAGCCCGGGTATTTTGCATTTAGTGTTGCTGCGACAAATATAACAAATATTATTACTTTTAGTTTTTTCATATTTCCTCCCGTTATCAAATCAAAAATTAAATATCAACTATTATTTCATTAAGATAAGTTTTTTTGTTAATTTCGTGTTACCTGCCGTTAGTCTCACAAAATATATCCCTGCTTTTAGTTCTTTTGCATTTAGGGTTGTAGTATAAGTGCCGGCGGGTTTTTCTTCGTTAATTACTGTTTTCACACAACTACCTGAAATGTCGTAAACACTTAATATCACTCGAGTTCTAACGGGTATTTGATACTTGATAATTGTTGATTTAATAAATGGGTTTTGGGAGATTTCTAATTTGGGATTTTGGAATGCGGAATTCGGAATGGAGGGTTCTTCTATGCCATAAAAATGGTGATGCCCGATTCTGTAATATATTTCCTGGCTGTTTTCGCCCTCTCCTTCCCATACTACACATATTCCGGGAACGTACCACGATTTTTTACCAACGATTATGCTTACGCCTACACGTGGGTTTATGTCATCCAGAGTATCTTCCTCGCTTAACTGTATTTCAGGATCCCATCCGTTTCCCGGAGACCTTGTCAGGGAAAGAATTTCATAATCGTTTCCGTCAAATCTTTGCCATACGATAATGTCCGTTACGCTTTTAGTATGATTTTCATTGCTCACCCATCCGCTTCTTATCGTGGGTTTTTCATCGTTAACGTTATTATCCGTTAACAGTGTTTCCGGACTCCATATTCCCGAATCATCTCTACTCATAGCTATTTCCCAATCATTCCCATCCCATTGCTGCCATACTGTCTCATCTCTATGTTCCAAAACTCCTTTTGTGACACAGGGGAACCTGTCATTGGTTGAATTGTTTGTAATTGCCGTAACGGAACCCCACGTTTTCCCGTTAAACACTCTGCACATTATTTCATAATCATTGCCGTCAAACTTTTCCCATACTACCCAGGCGCTGTCATGCCTTACGGAACCGGTATCATACCAGCTTCTCGTTACCATAGAAGGGTACCTGTCATCATAATTGTCGTCAGTAATTTTAGTTATTGAATCTCCGTCGTTTGAAGTAAAATATATTTCCCAATCATTGCCGTCACGTCCTTCCCAAACGATTATATCTTGACTGTATGAAATGTGGGGACATCCTAAAGAATCAGCGGAAGAAACGATTTTTTTCCCCCACCGGTAAATGCAAAATCCGGCGCTGTCCTGTGCCTGCCATACTATTCCACCGTCATCTATCGACGGGTTGGCGTTATTTGTTGTATTGCCGGGGTTAATTTTTATTGCGCTTACATAAGCTGTATCGGCATATGATGCGGAAATCACGGAATCTCCCGAAATCCATACTATGGGATTCCCTGAATACCCGGAGATATCAAAAAATACATCAGGCGCTACGTCCGGGATTGAGTTGTTGGTCAACTGTCTTTCTATGTCCCAGTCATCAAGACCAAGGCAAGGAAACGCCGCAAAAACGAACAAAAACATAATTCCATACTTTAAATTTTTCATATTTCCCCCTATTTCATCAAAATCAATTTCCTCGTCTCCTTATAATTGCTTGTAGTAAGTCTCACAAAATATATTCCTGTTTTTAATTCTTTTGCGTTCAGGGTTGTGGTATAACTCCCCGCCGCTTTCTCCCCGTTAACTAAAGTTTTAACACAACTACCCGAAATATCGTAAATGGCTAACGAAACTTTACTTGTGGCAGGTATTTGATACTTGATAACTGTTGACTTAGAAAATGGGTTTTGACTTATCCTGAGTGTAGTCGAAGGGGGATTGGTGTTTGAGGGTTCTTCGATGGCTAACCCATCATCCTTAAGTACCCACACCCCACCTGCATACCAACAACTTACATATACCAAACTATCTTGCGGATTGACTGCAATATCTCTTGACCCGTTTCCTACCAAAATTGTTTGTGTTGCTAAATCATTTGTCCCATCAATTACCGAAACATTACTACTATTCAAATTTGCCACGTAGATTTTATTTATGTTGGGGTTTACACATATTCTCCATGGATGAGCCCCAACAGCTACTGTAGTAACTACTGAATCATTGCCCCCATCAATTACTGAAACATTATTGCTATCCGCATTTGCTACATAAATTTTATTTGTTGTAGGATTTACACATATACCATAAGGATACAGTCCAACAGATACGATAGTAGTCATTGAATTAGTTATCCCATCAATTACCGAAACATTGTTACTAGCCGTATTTGCCGCATAGATTCTATTTGTTGTTGGGTTTACGCATATTCCTTGAAGATAAACACCGGCTGGTATCGTAGCAATAACGGTATCGTTTATTCCATCAATTACTGAAATATTATTAATATAATAGTTTGTTACATAGATTTTATTTGTCACTGGATTTACGCATATACCCTCGGGAGAAGCTCCCACAGCTACTGTAGTGACCACTGAATCATTAATTCCATCAATTACAGAGACATTGTTGTTTTTTTCATTTGTCACATAAATTTTATTTGTTATTGGATTTACGCATATAGCTTTAGGGTAAGACCCGACGGGTACTATCCTAACCACTGAATCTTTTGTCCCATCAATTACTGAGACATTATCTCTCTCATAATTTGCCACATATATTTTATTTGTTGTTGGATTTACGCATATACCCTTAGGATAAGAAGTTCCAACGTTTATTATAGTTACCACTGAATTATTTATGCCATCAATTACTGAAATGCTATTGCTCTCATAGTTTGTTACATAGAGTTTATTTACAGTAGGATTTACGCATATAGATCGAGTTCCCTTTCCTCCAACGGACACGGCAGTAATGACAGAATTATTTATACCATCAATTACTGAAACATTATTACTAGCATTTACTACATAAATCTTATTTATTGTTGAATTTACACATATACCTCGGGGAGCAGACCCGACGGCTATTGTAGCGATCACTGAATTATTTGTTCCATCAATTACTGAAACACTATCGTCCTCATAATTTGTCACATAAATTTTATTTGTTATTGGATTTACACTTATGTCATAAGGCCAATTTCCAACGCTTACTGTATCCACTATTGAATCATTTATGCCATCAATTACTGAAACATTCTTACTATTACTCCCGGCATTTCCTACATAGATTTTATTTGTTGTCGGATTTACACATATGCGAAAGGGAACAGACCCTACTGGCACTATACCAATTACCGAATTATTTGCTCCATCAATTACGGAAATATTATCACTACTGCTATTTGCTACATAGATTTTATTTGTTACTGGATTTACACATATACCTTCGGGAAGAGACCCAACATGTACGTTAGCAACTACTATATTATTCGCTCCATTAATTACTGAAACATTATTGCTGGCATAATTCGTAACATAGATTTTATTTGTTGTCGGATTTACACATATATCTCTAGTCCCGCCAGGACCAACAGCGATTACAGCAACAATGGAATCATTTGTCCCATCAATTACTGAAACACTATTATTAC is a window of bacterium DNA encoding:
- a CDS encoding T9SS type A sorting domain-containing protein, translating into MKKLNILLIFAVTLLSQPVWAKLSVVDSILFGPPAGNGMNPSEVAVNPTTNKIYVANHGNNSVSVIDGTNDSIVAVIAVGPGGTRDICVNPTTNKIYVTNYASNNVSVINGANNIVVANVHVGSLPEGICVNPVTNKIYVANSSSDNISVIDGANNSVIGIVPVGSVPFRICVNPTTNKIYVGNAGSNSKNVSVIDGINDSIVDTVSVGNWPYDISVNPITNKIYVTNYEDDSVSVIDGTNNSVIATIAVGSAPRGICVNSTINKIYVVNASNNVSVIDGINNSVITAVSVGGKGTRSICVNPTVNKLYVTNYESNSISVIDGINNSVVTIINVGTSYPKGICVNPTTNKIYVANYERDNVSVIDGTKDSVVRIVPVGSYPKAICVNPITNKIYVTNEKNNNVSVIDGINDSVVTTVAVGASPEGICVNPVTNKIYVTNYYINNISVIDGINDTVIATIPAGVYLQGICVNPTTNRIYAANTASNNVSVIDGITNSMTTIVSVGLYPYGICVNPTTNKIYVANADSNNVSVIDGGNDSVVTTVAVGAHPWRICVNPNINKIYVANLNSSNVSVIDGTNDLATQTILVGNGSRDIAVNPQDSLVYVSCWYAGGVWVLKDDGLAIEEPSNTNPPSTTLRISQNPFSKSTVIKYQIPATSKVSLAIYDISGSCVKTLVNGEKAAGSYTTTLNAKELKTGIYFVRLTTSNYKETRKLILMK
- a CDS encoding T9SS type A sorting domain-containing protein, with product MKNLKYGIMFLFVFAAFPCLGLDDWDIERQLTNNSIPDVAPDVFFDISGYSGNPIVWISGDSVISASYADTAYVSAIKINPGNTTNNANPSIDDGGIVWQAQDSAGFCIYRWGKKIVSSADSLGCPHISYSQDIIVWEGRDGNDWEIYFTSNDGDSITKITDDNYDDRYPSMVTRSWYDTGSVRHDSAWVVWEKFDGNDYEIMCRVFNGKTWGSVTAITNNSTNDRFPCVTKGVLEHRDETVWQQWDGNDWEIAMSRDDSGIWSPETLLTDNNVNDEKPTIRSGWVSNENHTKSVTDIIVWQRFDGNDYEILSLTRSPGNGWDPEIQLSEEDTLDDINPRVGVSIIVGKKSWYVPGICVVWEGEGENSQEIYYRIGHHHFYGIEEPSIPNSAFQNPKLEISQNPFIKSTIIKYQIPVRTRVILSVYDISGSCVKTVINEEKPAGTYTTTLNAKELKAGIYFVRLTAGNTKLTKKLILMK
- a CDS encoding DUF4424 family protein; translated protein: MKQFLKVLLIGLGFCDSLFADDGLLFESGHNVYPINSKTIAMQAETVNIKVAPPSDSTKIYGWAKKKILVDCIFTFVNTGEAVKNALLGFPGVDETQHSFYDSNLNNFNVWVDNKPVPVNIKEETKRGENEMTGEKDVEFPIRKWYTWKVDFAKGETKTIRNTYWVYLSTLSAGMFHIISYVLETGAGWKGPIGKADITIDLNKCYEKGDIFSIVPEDYTLTKDGKIKWELKNFEPDEDIQVTIQPGVQSDAPSFRNEHAEKYISADLVTIGTVLSCTTKVIQDESLSIPGSDTADISHYITVMDIYKIQVDSVLKGAFTDSIIVIQSPPYRNILQSKFTGRDARGKPVFTTKTVKDFLNIDRINGPWHVTSRTKLIALLQKKDTVCMSTLFRRYDKDIIDFYKGLDKKK
- a CDS encoding T9SS type A sorting domain-containing protein → MKKLKVIIFVIFVAATLNAKYPGWNVYNTDDSGIHAIAGEGNKLWIGTRSGLVCMDTTTGGMEFYNYVNSDLPGNSVSSIAVEGNTKWIGTYGGLAKFDGTNWTVYNTSNSGLPNNYVTSIAIEGTTKWVGTYSGGLVKFDGTNWTVYDTSNSGLPDNKVLAIAIDGATKWIGTYNESTGDGGLAKYDGTNWTVYNTSNSGLPDNLVSSIAIEGSNIWICIDSHYSSTGGLAKFDGTNWTVYNKSNSGLPDNYVTSITIEGTIKWVGTSYAGLAKFDGTNWTVYNTSNSGLPDNAACSITIEGGTKWIGTGWGGLAKFDGTNWTVYRVCNSGLPGYEISSIAIEGSAKWIGTSRCGLAKFDNTNWTVYNTTTSGLPTNYINSIAIEGTGAKWFGTYNGGLAKFDNTNWTVYDTSNSGLPNNIVLSIAIEGTTKWIGTYGGLAKFDGTNWTVYNMSNSGLPNNSVASIALEGNTIWIGTGGGGLAKYDGTNWTVYNTSNSGLPNNWIWSIAIEGSTKWIGTGWGGLAKFDGINWTVFNMSNSGIPYNYVTSIAIEGSTKWIGTGGSGVAKYDDINWTVYNKSNSGVPDDSVTSIAIEGGTKWIGTWCGLASYKEVGIEENANLKIQNAKLEVGQNPFIKSTVIKYFIPVRTRVILSVYDISGSCAKTLIDGEKEAGSYSVNLNAKELKTGIYFATLAAGKYKATQKLVFMK